The Setaria viridis chromosome 9, Setaria_viridis_v4.0, whole genome shotgun sequence sequence GCTcatgggcttcatggtcagccagcaCGGCATCAAAGCCAATCCCATAAAGGTTGACGCAATCAAAAATATGGCGAAACCATCCAACAAGAAAGACGTCATGAAGCTTACTCGCAAGAGTCTTGATGCGCatacggcggcgcggcggctcaggcggcggcggcgaagtgcGCGTGAGTAGATTGGGAATCGTGGCGGTGCGGCCTAGGGttcgcgggcgtggcggcgaTGCGCTCAGTGGactgtggcggcggcgacgcgagtGTAACGGATGGAAGTGAAAATAGAATTGCGCCCCTTTGGCTTTTGAGAGGTGTGACGGCATAACCCTAGCGACGGAATCTATGGGTTTTCCCTTATTGCGGCGCCTACACCGGACAAAGCCCATGGATTTTCCGTGCCTCCgaggctccgccagtcctcatccacaggggttgggcgcctattttaggttggcgtgcctctgtAGCTCCACCAATCCGTCCTCAGGAGCTGGGCGCCTTCTTCTGGTCGGCACGCCTCTGTGGCTTCACTCATCCTTGTGTTCAGGTACTTGGACATGCTATTGGGATcaactcttttcttcttttttgaccattggaccgattatacctTCGTTTATGCGATTATGCGATTCACCAAATGCTACCTTCGTttataaatactccctccattccaaaaataataccATTATGCGATTCAAATTTTGTGCGAAAATAAATACCCCGTCTGTTCCAAAAACAATGTCATTATTCGATTCAAATTTTTGTCCTAGAAAGAACAATATCCAGAAATTCAAATCTCGTGCATGCATAATCTGTTGCGCTAGATTAAATGGAAACAGATTCCCTCCATACAAACTCGACTGACTTACGGCACATGCATCCTTTTCATTTATCCCTAATTTGTTTAATCCCAAGATGTCATTCTTTTTTAagcggagggagtacatggtaTTTTGCACAAGCTAGTTCAAAATTCACTCGTACAATTTTCCTCAAATAtctttttcatttgagatcCAGAAGTTTCCACTTAATTAAGTGGACACATGCGTTCTTCCAGGAACATCTGTGCATAAACAAGCCACTGGCACCGTTGTAAACTACGGAGGGCCAGGTCAAATTCCTGTACCAAAAACGACAATTCCGTAGCGTTGGCATGGAAATGAACCCATTCCTCATGGTCCGAAGGGACTATAGGTCTGACCAACACCTGTGTCAACTGTCAAGGCCTCTAGTGGGCATCAAACTCTTGTTTGTTTTAGAGAGACGTCATAGTTTAGCCGTTTTGGACGTGATAGCTTCGATGATCAGCCAATGAATCGACAGTGATGAAGCACATCCACTGAAAACATCTGGGACCTTCCAGCTCCAGCTTCCAAAAACACGGGGGCTTATTCTTGCTCAGGTATTACCGCGCGCGGATGGTAACATCGCAGCTGACACCGTCACCGTCACGTACAAAGGCTTAGCATCGCTATTACTTCTCCAATGCAGTTTGTCTCGGATGGATCCACTGAACTCATATCGAGCTCACCGATCTCAAGAACATCCACAGGCCGGCTAGGCTCGCACGTGTTGTCGTGAACCCCCGGTAGCGCGCCTATATAATAAGCCCCTGGAGCCAATGGCCAATGCATCCCAATTCCAAAGCACCTCAAGCGAGAGCTCAGTTTTCGGGCTCTTGGCAATGGCAAACGCTAGAGTTGTTGCGCTCTTCGCAGTCCTTGCTCTGCTTCAGATCACTTGCACCGTTGCCCGGCGGCACGGCAAGCCGGGCGGCTACCACCACCAGGGCACGCTGGCATCGTCGCGCCACGGCAAGCCCGCGGTGATGACGGTGAACGGATtccagcgcggcgaggagggcggccCGTCGGAGTGCGACGGCCACTTCCACAGCGACGGCGACCTGATCGTGGCGCTGTCCACGGGGTGGTTCGCGGGCGGGCACCGGTGCCACAGGGCGATCCGCATCACGAGCGCGCGCACCGGGCGCTCCGTGGAGGCCCGGGTGGTGGACGAGTGCGACTCCCGCCGCGGGTGCCGCGACAACGTCGTGGACTCGTCGGCCGCCGTGTGGAAGGCGCTCGGGCTGGACACCGACGCCGGTGAGGTCCCCGTCACGTGGTCCGATGCCTGAACGCGTTCACCAGCAGAGACGCCGCCGGCAAGGGGCAAACTGGAAATGACGCCGGCATGCAGTTGTGGTGTGTGCTAGTAGCTCCTGTAGTTGCTATTAGTGGTCTGCTATTATGTTTTCGGCTTGATGGAGAGGTAGAACAATTTAGATTTCGTGATCAAGAATAAAAGTCGCCGGTGTGTGTTTCTCCTGCAAGACCAGTAGATGGAACACCCTGCTGCCTGCTCCCTAGTTTGTACTCGATGTCTTTGAGAGATGTTAATGGCTTCCTAGTTTCCACGCATTATTCTTGACTCTGCATATTCATCGACGTATATGGAAATGGACTCCATGCCGCGGCTGCACCAATTAGAGAATCTGAAGATATTTGATTTCAAAGGCCCAAACCTTTCGTTTTTGTGTTTTATCTTACTGTTAGTTACAGCTTCTATATTTGTTATCGACTTTGAACTAACCAAAATTGATAAGTCATACGAAAATATTATTGCAATTGTTAGCGAGCACATGCACATTTAAGTGAAGATATGGAAGATTATTGAAAGTTCACGCTAATGCTGAGATTTTGTGATAATGATCGGGCTGCGTGCATATCAAAGGCCGGGATGTTTTTATTGTATTATCCCATCTGTTGAGAACAAGTCATAAGAGCAAAGAGGAACCTTGTGCCATTTGGTGATGACAGGTTCTACATGCATAAGACCAAAATAGGGTTGAGTGCACAACTCAAGCAGAGGCTGGAATAAATAAATCCCCTGATCTTAAAAAAGACCAGAAGGGTTGTGTTTTTTCTCACTGGTAAAGCAATTTCTCACTGGTAAAGCAATACTCCCCAAAAAGACCAGAGTAGCTTTTAGTCTAACACTAAGAATTCTCGTAAAAGAAATTTTAACACGTGTTTGATGAGCGAGGACAATTAATATGTTGAAATTTAGTGTTACTCGTGTGCTTGCTAGTGCATTGAGAATTATCAAGATGTGTTACTGTTTCTGGAGTAATATATAACATGAGTACTATCGAGCCGCTGTTAGCTGTTGATCTTTGCTCAGAAATAAACGCCTTAACTAGATTGCTTGCCCCGTGAAATCTAAAGGATCGCAAAATGCCTTTGTCCCCATGAGAGAGCACATCAAAAGTAAGATACACAGAAATTGGCATATATGATTTACTTATATGAGTGACCTAGCAAACTTGTTCTTTAGCATGAACTGTATATAGAAAAAATGTAGAAAGTGCGTCCTTATTAATTTGCTAATACATATAAAAATGTACCCAAAGCAacccttcaaaaaaaatttagcattCAGAAGGTATAGTTTGGATGAGTTATTTGCAACAATTTAGTTTGAAATCCTTTTTTGAAACAATACGAATGTCTAATTTCTTGTGAATTTCTTGTCCgtgtctttttatttctttcttgatgCAACAAAATTCACAATCAGATCATCAGCTTGCTGGTTGGCATCGTAAACAAAATTCCGTTCAAAGACAATCAACTTTGGTGGCCACATGTAGTTTTAGTAACATGTCAGGTcttgtcggtgtttagatccggcaacctatagagggggtgcccgaggtagtgttttggttaatgGGGATCGTCGAGATcaaaaactcgaaggtaaacacagacacacgatttagacaggttcgagtcactagattgcgtaataccctaagtcatgtgtgttggttggattgagggggtgtttggttccttgagctaaagtttagtccgtgtcacatcgaatcttcggaggctaattaggaggactaaatatgagttaattataaaactaattgcacagatggaggctaaacggcgagacgaatctattaagcttaattaatccatcattagcaaatagttactgtagcagcacattgtcaaatcatgaactaattaggcttaatagattcatctcgccatttagcctccatctgtgcaatagattttgtaaatagtctatgtttaatacttctaattagtatctaaacattcgatgtgacaagtgctaaagtttaggggtgggaactaaacaccccctaaattgcTTTGGTGGGTTcatgcctcaccttatattactATATATtaccatagatgtatgtacgacaggtCTTGATGTGTTGTCCCCATCAAACAACACAGCGTGACGATGCCACTGACTCAACAAAACAAGGACGATTTTATACTTACTGGGACAGACAATGACAGCAACAGCTGACCCTTACAGGATAAGTCGCACACCCATGCAACTAGTTTTATTCTGCCACTCTATATATATACCTAGTATGACTCGAGAGAGTAGCAATCGACATCGGCACACATCAACCAGACCGTCCTCGATCAGGACGTGTACAGGCACAATCACACACTATGCTTAGGTGACATCAACAGCAACaacggccggcggccggtgcaATGACTCCACGGCGACGCAGGCACACTGTCGTGAGCAAAGCAATCTTCTCCTTGCCCTCGCCGGCCGATCGACGACGGCAGTTCTTCATCAGGCATCGGACCAGGTAACGGGGACCTCGCCGACCTTGGTGTCGAGCCCGAGCGCTTCCCAGACGGCCTTGGACGTGTCGACGATGTTGTCCTTGCAGCCGTGCCGGGAGTCGCACTCGTCGACGACCCGTGCCACAACGGTGCGCCCGTTGTGCGCGCTCGTGATGCGGATCGCCTTGtggcaccgccgcccgccggcgtaCCACCTCGTCGACAGCGCCGCGAGCATCTCGCTGTCGTGGTGGTACTTGCCGTCGCACTCCGACGGGCCCCCGCCGTCCTCGCCCTTGTCGAACCCGTTCACCGTCATCACCGCGCGCGTGCCGCCGTGCGGCGACACCGCCGGGGACGAGCAGCGGTGGTCCTTGTGGCCCAGCAGGCCCGGGGCGCCGTCGCGGCACGGGTCAGGCTCGTCGTGGTGGTGGCGCCGGGCCACGGCGAGCGACGATGCCTGCAGCAGCAGGACGAGCACAGCCAGGAACGCAAGcttggacgacgacgacctcgcCATTGCTGCCCAAGTGTTGAGCTCCTGCTGTAGGACTTGGTGGCTTGCCGTGGGTAGTGCTTGAGGTGTGCAAGCCTCGGGCCGTTTAAATAGGCGCGCGCGGAAGGGGAAGGCGAGGGACACGACGATGCACTTGTGGCACGTGCCAGTCGCGCGCATCTCTTGTTTGAGGATTGCGATACGAATCCTTATTTTTCCTAGCTAGATGAGCACGAGATACTATTCGGTGCACTCGATGCCGCGACAAGTGCGCAGTAAAAACGATGGTTTTGGAATTGATGGTGGCACTCATGTTACAGCGGTAATATCCGAGGGGAAGAACTAACGTGCGACAAGGTTGGCCATCAATTGTGACATCGAGTTACGTGTACTTCCAAGTAAAAGAGAGGACACCGTCAGGAATTAGTAAGTACTGTGACGTGCATGACAACGTCAGGAATGACGATGCCAGTACGCATGTATAATGTATTTTTCATTATCATGGGAAAACCCAGGGCATTTTGTTTGGTTAATTTCATCGGGTTAGGGTGAGAATAGTTTCATTTTCTTATGATGGAACCTATCCGTGCGTATTCAAGTCCTCAACTTGGTATGTAtgctcatatttttttaaatttattctATGAATTAACGGTCCTATGCTTTCAGAGGTAGCCAATATGCCCGTCGACAGCGATGCAATAGTTGTGACTTTGTCAACTTCAAAATTTGTTAATCTAACCTTTCGAAGGTGCTTATAAGGGTAGAATTGGCTGCTTGTATTTGTAGGGCCGAATGTGCTTGAGTGAATATAAGTGTCCCATCTATACTATGTGTTTTTCGCAACCATTGACTCTCAGGTAGCCCCACCACAACTCGCACCAACATTGTCGcatggttgtactgttttatGGTATTATTGGACTAATTCTTCTACTAATAACTTGGCATTTAGCATCCGAAATAACCtcatatttgtatatatattctTTGGATTATTTGCAAAATTATAGAAATGCAACATAAATAGATGATTTTTGTACAAGCTTTTATTTAATTACCTGAACTTTGGATAATATGAGGTTACACAAGGAGGATGACCACCAGCAGGGGCCAAAAGAGGGTGCGCGACCCATAGCCCATTGGTCAATCGGCCTAGCTCGTTTCGTCCTCCACATTCGATGAACCTTCAATTTAGAATGCCTAGGGGCGAAGCATTTGATTATTTTGGCAAGTTAATTTCATGGACAAGCTAAAAGATCCTAATATTGGAAGGTCAAAAGTTCCGCGGGAGTAGCAGATCTTGTATATGCCATATATATCTCTCACGACTGAACTTTGATTGGGGCAAGTTTGGTGTCCATATATATCTCTCACGTCTGAACTCTGATTGGGGCAAGCTTGGTGTGTAAACTAATTAGTTTGAAAAGATCTATAATTTTCTATCAAAGCTTCTGGCATTTGAGGAAGGAATCGATGAAACAGAAGGAGATCTTGTATATGCCATAAGGAGATCTTGTATATGCCATATATATCTCTCACGTCTGAACTTTGATTGGGGCAAGTTTGGTATGTAAACTAATTAGTTTGAAAAGATCTATAATTTTCTATCAAAGCTTCAGGCATTTGAGGAAGGAATGACACACCATAGAAAGTTGAAGGTCATTGCAAGTCTTCGGAGTTGTCTTGAAAATAGCTTATGCTAAACCCTAGCCGCTATGGTTGTCCCTGcgtggttgtgccatggtgtTGTTCAGGAGCCCAGCATTATTCATCATCCTATGGATGATCTTAGGTGGTGATAATGTAATGCATACATTGTTCAAGTAATGCTTATCATATTATCTGATATCACTACTGGAAAGCCCcatcagtaccggttgggaacccccctttagtaccggtttcgcaactgGTATTGCTACTCCGATACTAAAAGGgggcccctttagtaccgggtgaaataaccggtactaaagggtattaacaaaaaaaaaagaaatcccacccTGCCGGCCCGAGCccgcaaccccccccccccttggCTGCTCGAGCCCCCCGTCGCCTCCTGAGACTGAGCCATCCCGTTGTGCCCTCCCCCCGCATCCACTCGCCCCCGCCCTCCCGCCGTCCTCCCACAACCCTCCACCGCCCGCAGATCCGCACCGCAGCCCGCCGTCACCCACCCGAGCCTGCTGTCGCCCGCAGATCTGTGCCAcagcccgccgtcgcccgctCGAGCCCACTGTCACCCGCAAATCCGCACCGCAGCCCGCTGTTGCCCGCCTGAGCCCGCCATCACCCGCAGATCCGTGCagtcgcctcacctcgccccgctgctgctcctcactgccggtgaggggcgagcggaggagggaggggaggggaggcagaggactggggaggggaggggaggagaggcaaaggggcagagagagagagagagaggaaggggggagagagaggcggagagaaagaggaagagggaggagaggcggaggaggggggaggggaccGTGCGCAGGCAGAGGGAAGAGATGCGGAGAGATAAGGCAAAGGGGAAGAGATAAGGTGGAGGGGGCCGGGTTGGGCCGGTCAGGCTACCAGCGGAGGAGAtaggaccctttagtaccggttggagctccaaccggtactaaaggtgaccCATTAGTACCAAGTGGAGCCTCCACCTGATACTAAAGGTCCTCaagcacattagtactgggtggaggctttagtactgggtggaagctctacccggtactaatgggtcacctttagtaccagttggagcccccaaccggtactaaaggggctcacGGGGAGCTATccattagacccggtactaatgctcacattagtactggtcaaaacccaaccagtactaaggtGCTGGATGGAAGGTCCTTTCCCCAGTAGTGTATGCTAGCGATTCATTGTCTCCTTTTATGCTTTTTACAATCTCAAGTTGTTTGCATCCTTAGTCTAGTTCAAGATTAGACTTGTGTTTTATGTAATCGCGATGATTAGATGTAGCATGCCGATCTCCATGATAGCAAGACACGAGCTCTTATGTTTGTGCCCTTGGAACCTCTCACACAAAATGGTTGGATCATGGTCCCTAGTAGGACGGTagtttaaaattttaatttctttaGATGAGATGCGTGATGTGCTCGCTTGTTGGCTTGAACCGCAACTAGAACCTGATAGGCTCTTGTTACTTTTGGTTATGTCTTCTCTTATAtttgtggatgtgatctacTTATATTTATGTCATTCATGTTTTATCGGATTTACCTTTACATGCAATCAAtactaaggtttatcaatctatATAAATTGCAAGCAACATGTATGCTTCTATATAAATTGGTAAACCTGCATTCCACATAATCACATGGGTGGTTGCAGAGGCTTTAGCTAGATACCATCACTCCGAGTTAAGTTATAACAGATACATTGAGCATTTCCTTCTAATTTATATAAAACCTATGTAGTCTAACACATAAACTCCAAAGCTGACTAAACAATATCTATCCGCCATCCCAAATCTTTTTTCATGAATGAGAAAACATGAGGTAATGTACATTTAGCACATAAACACATTGTATTGTAATAACTAATATATCTAAATGACAGAGGTAACATTTGTTACCTCCTGTTGGCGGCAGTTAGCACATCAATTTGTGAACAACAAGCGTACGAATTAGTtatagctcttccctcagagtattcccccaaggtttgtCATTTCGTGAAGCTTGTAATGCAATgactatttcaactagcattggcAACATGATTCGAGTTTATAAAGGATTTAGATCTAATCTAGCATGAACGAGCATACAGACGAATAGCAGCAAGAGATAACCAATCTAGAGGCatctagactatgcatatgttgtaattttgAGCAAGATAGCAAAGCAAGAGATATATGATTCTCATTCAAAGcctctttaaatctacacctctaGTCAGATTTCAAAACCCCCACCTTAAACAGAAGCATACCCTATCACGATCCCCCCTATCATCAAAGATAGTTCAAGGGCACGAATAtaaagaacatgtcatactcatcgatggatcaggcatgcaaatctagtcaccacGACCACATAAACACCCTAGGAAATCTATCATCAATCATAGATTAGAATAGGCAAACCCAACAAACCATGAAAATCATAGAAGGAGACACTTCAATCGCTGGAGAATCAAAAAACATCCATtgcttcaccatgaatgattgtacatcaccagATCACCACTAGAATCCTACCTTGATCTGTAGATCCTAGCTTCAGAACTCTGATGAGGTTCTTCCCCACAGGGTTACCACGTTGGCTTAGGTTTAGCTTAAGCTAATTCACTAGACAACCGCACGGCCCCCAGCTCTTCGGGACGGTGTCCCTCAGGCTCCTCTACTTCTCTGCTACTTGACGATGAATGCATTTGATGGATACTCGTGGTGATGCAAAATGGGGTATTTATAATATGAGGAATCCGTGGTTGAAATAGGAAGCTGAGAGGGCATATGAACGGGGCAGGCCGATCAGACTGACCCTTCCTTTTGGCCTCTTGCACCTCCCTTCGCTCTGAAATCTTTTTCTAATCTTGTAGAGTCTTCTTCTCACTTGCATGTAGGCATGTCTTGACGATAACCTCAAGATAAGAATGGTTCCTAAACTCCTCTTGCTTCATCTTAATCCTGAGATCAACTTACCCTATCTTCAGGAACTTAACCCTTAAGTCTTCTTGGAGGAATGCTCGCCAAAGATAGCACAAATGGATGTCGTGGGACCCTAAGCCGATCAGCTTGGGCTGATTAGCTGTTGATGCTCGCTAtcgacacacttttacccctatttatcttcaataatgacatgaatttaatacctaaactattgctcacacctaataaaccagtcattttcacatgtgcaacatattttggaggatattctatttttgcaggaaattggacctaaaagtatgTTTTTGTGTAAAGCCATGAACGAGCAACGAACCTGtcaaagacgaaggccagcGGGCTCAGGAAGtaaaagtgcatctaggccccttgTAGGTTTTGGTGGTTGAATGTCATAACCAATGAAAGGACTAATGAGCTCGTTGAGTGTTGGATAGGATTTTGTTGCAAATATCAAAGTCAAGCTCATGTCAGAAACAGTATGCAAACATGAATATATGACAAGTAAGGGTTGAAATAAGCAAAAGAGACATAGATGCAAAGTGCAATTATATGATCTTGTTGGTTGTTTACTTGCATTACCAAAAGAAAAGTGCATAAGAATTGATCAAGGTTAGGATATTGAGAAGAAAGGTGACCAAGGGTTTTGTTATTCAAGAAGTTGATGTGGAAGCTTGTTTGGTCACAACACCAATATGGATAAAGATAGTGAAATGAAGGTCATGTTTATGAAATAGAATACATGAGTGGATATTGATGAGAAGAGATATATTGATGTGAAGAGATATGTGACCATGAGCAATGGTGAATAAAATAGAATTACAATGATAGGTTGCTTGGTCACATGGATGGTTCTAACAAGGAAGAAGTTAGTTGAGATGAAAGTTTACTTGATCACAATATTGATATGAAAGCATATATTCAAAAGCAAATATCATGGTATTCAAGAGATGGATTTCAAATGGGTattcattgttgatgtcaaaacAAAGCTAAGCTCAAAGTGGTAAGAatagatgaagaaatcaagcaaggtATTAGGAACAAGGGACTAAGCAAACTTTGGTTAAGCGACGGCTTGAGCCTTGTGATATTTGCTAGGGTGAAGTGGCTAATGTCTAGGGTTTTGAAGTATCAAATCTAGGGATAACCGAGtagagcaatgcaatgcatcaaatCTTCATTGTCATATGATGGAGTGGCTTAAGGATTGGAGAAGATAACTTTGATCATATATGATGGAAAATTCTAAGTCACTAGTTCAAGGATGGTGTGCTCAAGAGAAAGAAAGGTTGCACCCTCAGGAAGTGAGAATTGAAGAAAAGTGGAAAGACCCAATTTATTCAAGCTCAAGTGGTTGAATTAGATTTTATCTTtaatcttgagtataggtatgccgctctatcaagagggatgcgaCATTGAATGGTTTGACTAGTCTCGGTGCTCAAACTAACAAACCCAAGTGCTAACTTGAGAGAAACACTTGGAACATCACATTCACTTGGTGGTCTTGGTGATTTTTGTCAGTTGGGTTGAATAACCCTTTGAATGACCTTTTTGTAGAGTTCAAGATCACCTAAATCGGGTTTCGGAGTGAAAAGTTATGGCCATTCTAAATTAGCGTTCTGCTGTCAATCCTGACACAGCTAGCCTTTTCCCAGCTTAGCCGAGACCTAGTGGTTCAACCGCAAGCTGGGCCGAAAAAGGCTCTCTTGAAAATCCCGGTCGAGCTTGAAGGATTCTCGGCTGAGTCACAAGCTGGATCAAAAAAGGTTTTCTACATAGAAATGCTAACTTTCCGGCTGAGCCGACCCGTATCGGCTGAACCAACTTTTGACAAAAATGcactgtaacggctagtttttggggtagggatatttataccccctcagcccctCCTTCAATGGCAGCTTATTCTAACATGAAGAAGACACTCCCAAAGGCCATTAGATCTCTCCCCACTCCCTCTCTGTGAGTCCCCTTGAGAAATCTTGTAAGTTGGGTTGAGAGGGTGAAAGATTGGGTGATTGAAAGCAAGAGTGAGCCATTACCATCCTTGAGCACTTGTGGACTTCATCAAGCAATTaatgaagcatttgttactcttggaggtgaagcctcctagatggctaggcGTCACCCTGTGAGCTCCTAAGCTTTGTGGTGAGCTGCAGGAAGTTTGTAAAGGCGTCGATCTCGCCTCCGCAAGGGAAGAGATCAAGATAGTGAAGCGAGGAAAAGGGTTAAAAGAGACTTGGCTCAAGTTCTATCGAGCCCCTCAACAGAGAGTAGGTGCTTCCGTGGAAGCAGCCGAACTTTGGTACAACAAATCGACGTGTCTCCACCCTCGGTTTGCTTTGTCTTGAGTTCTTCTAGTTCATCTCATTCATACTCATGTTCTTGGTTGACTTTTGGGTTCATAGCCCGATCTCTTTATCGAGTGTGATTTGAGTGTAGGTGTTCCACGGATCTATAAATCTACATCATTTAGAAGTCGTGGTAACTCGTAGATACAAGTTTATTTCATCGGTTACTTTTTGTGTTTAATTCAAATCAATATCCTAGGGCCGGTCGAGCTAGTGTAAACTGGCTGAGCTGGTATTGACCCCGGCTGAATTGAGATTTACTGGCTGAGCCAAGATGGAAGTTTTAATCTGCTGCTTTGAGTTATTTTTTCAGGATCGCCTATTCACTCCCCCTTTAGGCAACATCTAGGGACCTTTCAGAAAGAGCCTAGGTCGATCATCCTAGTGAAGCCCAAGCTGATCGCCCAGGGTTCTTCTAGCCTCCCTCGATGCTCATTTTTAGCAAGCACttctccaagattacttaaggtCTAAGATTGTAAAGATATGGTaaggatcacttcg is a genomic window containing:
- the LOC117835335 gene encoding putative ripening-related protein 6, encoding MANASQFQSTSSESSVFGLLAMANARVVALFAVLALLQITCTVARRHGKPGGYHHQGTLASSRHGKPAVMTVNGFQRGEEGGPSECDGHFHSDGDLIVALSTGWFAGGHRCHRAIRITSARTGRSVEARVVDECDSRRGCRDNVVDSSAAVWKALGLDTDAGEVPVTWSDA
- the LOC117835337 gene encoding putative ripening-related protein 6, translated to MARSSSSKLAFLAVLVLLLQASSLAVARRHHHDEPDPCRDGAPGLLGHKDHRCSSPAVSPHGGTRAVMTVNGFDKGEDGGGPSECDGKYHHDSEMLAALSTRWYAGGRRCHKAIRITSAHNGRTVVARVVDECDSRHGCKDNIVDTSKAVWEALGLDTKVGEVPVTWSDA